A stretch of the Luteolibacter arcticus genome encodes the following:
- a CDS encoding HAD-IA family hydrolase, producing MFPTSRHLVGVRFPQWSAVGPGTIGGVVDFMRGHESWRLITENDSFGEMEAVKIDKDWRGDGLILFRATERELASYRERGMAVVLTSTEGPDLGYPRVVPDNPEIGRLAARHLIECQLAHFAFLARGETFYREEQFAPGLRVYARQRLKGFRAGLLEYQHEPVVHYLRGRPLWESHGWREVQTEVMAFLESLPQPSGLFVADDSLAAVVLRAADMLGRQVPEQLAVIGYGDDPNYCFATFPALSSIEHPAREIGRQAAELLRRQMVGETVEPGARIVPVGRVVPRESSDMLAITDPEIRELVRHIRLRAPHEAVRVAELADLTSLSMTTIKERFAAALGHGPKEEIQRVRVRHLKHLLGDPSLTLAEIARRMQFGSAHELSRFFLAETGQRPSDFRAASDAPATHVAERAVVFDMDGTLFDTEPVYCRAYRQAFARQGGELTTEEYFRELIGRSNDDIEDYLAAKAPSGFDLAGFRAGWREEWRVLIHEEPPTPLPGVTGLLEELLEAGVPVALASSSDREDIDLCLHASGLARYFTIRAAGDEVVAGKPAPDLYLLACRRLGIGPTRCLAIEDSRHGVAAALAAGLVVAQVTPSGESSRDGVRGVVSLTELLSGEWQALVPNGR from the coding sequence ATGTTTCCCACTTCAAGACACCTCGTAGGAGTTCGCTTCCCCCAATGGTCGGCGGTCGGGCCGGGCACCATCGGCGGCGTGGTGGATTTCATGCGGGGCCATGAATCGTGGCGGTTGATCACCGAGAACGACTCGTTCGGCGAGATGGAGGCGGTGAAGATCGACAAGGATTGGCGGGGCGACGGGTTGATCCTTTTCCGCGCCACCGAACGCGAGCTCGCCAGCTACCGTGAGCGGGGAATGGCGGTGGTGCTGACCAGCACCGAAGGGCCGGATCTCGGCTACCCGCGGGTGGTGCCGGACAATCCCGAGATCGGCCGTCTCGCGGCGCGCCATCTCATCGAGTGCCAGTTGGCGCACTTCGCTTTCCTAGCCCGCGGCGAAACGTTTTACCGTGAGGAGCAGTTCGCGCCCGGCCTGCGGGTCTATGCCCGGCAACGTCTGAAAGGATTCCGCGCCGGCTTGCTGGAGTATCAGCACGAGCCGGTGGTCCACTACTTGCGCGGGCGTCCGCTGTGGGAGTCGCACGGCTGGCGCGAGGTGCAGACCGAGGTCATGGCGTTTCTCGAAAGCCTGCCGCAACCCTCTGGCCTTTTCGTCGCCGATGACTCGCTTGCTGCCGTGGTGCTGCGCGCGGCGGATATGCTAGGCCGGCAGGTGCCGGAGCAGCTCGCGGTGATCGGCTATGGCGACGATCCCAACTACTGCTTCGCGACCTTTCCGGCGCTCAGCAGCATCGAGCACCCGGCGCGCGAGATCGGTCGGCAGGCGGCGGAGCTCCTGCGGCGACAGATGGTGGGAGAGACCGTCGAGCCCGGTGCGCGGATTGTTCCGGTCGGCCGGGTGGTGCCGCGCGAATCCAGTGATATGCTGGCTATTACCGATCCGGAGATCCGCGAACTGGTCCGCCATATCCGCTTGCGGGCACCACACGAGGCGGTCCGCGTGGCTGAGCTCGCCGATCTCACCTCGCTTTCCATGACCACCATCAAGGAGCGCTTCGCTGCTGCCCTCGGTCATGGGCCCAAGGAGGAAATCCAACGGGTGCGGGTGCGGCATCTGAAGCACTTGTTAGGCGATCCGTCGCTGACGCTGGCGGAAATCGCGCGCCGCATGCAATTCGGTTCCGCCCACGAGCTGAGCCGCTTTTTCCTGGCGGAGACCGGCCAGCGACCGAGCGATTTTCGCGCCGCCTCGGACGCCCCCGCCACCCATGTCGCGGAGCGGGCCGTGGTCTTCGACATGGACGGCACGCTCTTCGACACGGAGCCGGTTTATTGCCGGGCCTACCGGCAGGCCTTCGCCCGCCAAGGCGGCGAGCTGACGACGGAGGAGTATTTCCGCGAGCTCATCGGGCGCTCGAATGATGACATCGAGGACTACCTCGCGGCCAAGGCCCCGTCGGGATTCGACCTGGCGGGCTTCCGCGCGGGTTGGCGGGAGGAATGGCGCGTTCTCATCCATGAGGAGCCACCCACACCCTTGCCGGGTGTCACGGGGCTCCTTGAAGAGCTTTTGGAAGCCGGAGTGCCGGTCGCTCTCGCCAGTTCCAGCGACCGGGAGGACATCGACCTCTGCCTCCATGCTTCGGGACTGGCCCGCTACTTCACCATTCGTGCCGCCGGAGATGAGGTGGTCGCGGGCAAGCCTGCGCCGGACCTCTACCTCCTCGCCTGCCGACGCTTGGGAATCGGCCCCACGCGCTGCCTGGCGATTGAAGACAGCCGCCATGGCGTCGCCGCCGCCTTAGCCGCCGGATTGGTCGTCGCGCAGGTCACTCCCTCCGGGGAATCTTCGCGGGACGGGGTGCGGGGTGTCGTCAGCCTGACCGAACTGCTCAGCGGAGAGTGGCAGGCATTGGTGCCCAATGGCAGATAG
- a CDS encoding NAD(P)/FAD-dependent oxidoreductase, with the protein MAATNKEVSRVLIIGGGFAGLECARTLAGDSRFSVTLVDRTNHHLFQPLLYQVATASLAAPDIARSIRQILADAPNVTVLMDEITALDTVAKTAAGSSGTHYEFDYLLLAAGAQTSFFGKKEWAQHTLGLKSLADAQAVRRTVLSNLERAELSTDEVERKRLMTVAIVGGGPTGVELAGAFADLVHRSLKSNFRRIDTSTLRVILIEGSARVLEAFDEDQSEYARQRLKTLGVEVWTGMRVDDVQHGRLHFTDGTQLESEAIIWAAGVEANPLTAMLGVPLADRAGRVTPNPDLSLPGLPHVFVAGDLVRMNDGDDKPVPGLAPAATQMGRHIAKLLKAQADGRPRDQFYYYDKGFMAIIGKNHAVVKAGKMRMRGFLAWCAWLFIHIAFLIGFRNRLSVLLGWAFAYLRDNPEARIIVHPPGITPKG; encoded by the coding sequence ATGGCAGCCACGAACAAGGAGGTAAGCCGGGTATTGATCATCGGGGGAGGCTTCGCAGGCCTCGAATGCGCACGCACGCTGGCCGGCGATTCCCGCTTCTCCGTGACGCTGGTGGACCGGACCAATCACCACCTGTTCCAGCCGCTGCTTTATCAGGTGGCGACCGCGTCGCTGGCCGCGCCGGATATTGCCCGCTCGATCCGCCAGATCCTGGCCGACGCGCCGAATGTGACGGTGCTGATGGACGAGATCACCGCGCTCGATACGGTGGCAAAGACTGCCGCGGGCAGCTCGGGCACGCATTATGAGTTCGACTACCTGCTGCTTGCCGCCGGCGCGCAGACCTCGTTCTTCGGGAAAAAGGAATGGGCGCAGCACACGCTCGGTTTGAAATCGCTGGCTGATGCCCAGGCGGTCCGGCGCACCGTGCTATCGAATCTGGAGCGCGCCGAACTGAGCACCGACGAGGTCGAGCGCAAGCGTCTGATGACCGTGGCTATCGTCGGTGGTGGACCTACCGGGGTGGAGTTGGCGGGCGCCTTTGCGGACTTAGTCCACCGCTCGCTGAAGTCGAATTTCCGCCGGATCGACACCTCAACGCTGCGCGTGATCTTGATCGAAGGCTCGGCGCGGGTGCTGGAGGCCTTCGACGAGGACCAGAGCGAATACGCCCGCCAGCGCTTGAAAACGCTGGGAGTGGAAGTCTGGACCGGAATGCGGGTCGATGACGTGCAGCACGGACGCCTGCATTTCACCGATGGCACCCAGCTTGAGTCGGAGGCGATCATCTGGGCCGCGGGCGTCGAGGCGAACCCGCTGACCGCCATGCTTGGCGTGCCGCTGGCCGACCGGGCCGGGCGAGTGACCCCGAATCCCGACCTGTCGCTGCCCGGGCTGCCGCATGTTTTCGTGGCAGGTGACCTGGTGCGGATGAATGACGGCGACGACAAACCCGTCCCCGGCCTCGCCCCCGCCGCCACGCAGATGGGCCGCCACATCGCGAAGCTGCTGAAAGCGCAGGCCGACGGCCGACCAAGGGACCAGTTTTACTACTACGACAAGGGATTCATGGCCATCATCGGCAAGAATCACGCCGTGGTGAAGGCCGGCAAGATGCGGATGCGCGGCTTCCTCGCCTGGTGCGCCTGGCTTTTCATCCACATCGCGTTCCTGATCGGCTTCCGCAACCGCCTGTCGGTGCTGCTCGGCTGGGCGTTCGCCTACCTGCGGGACAATCCGGAGGCCCGGATCATCGTGCACCCCCCGGGGATCACGCCGAAGGGATAG